The proteins below are encoded in one region of Archocentrus centrarchus isolate MPI-CPG fArcCen1 chromosome 13, fArcCen1, whole genome shotgun sequence:
- the LOC115790823 gene encoding LOW QUALITY PROTEIN: extracellular calcium-sensing receptor-like (The sequence of the model RefSeq protein was modified relative to this genomic sequence to represent the inferred CDS: substituted 2 bases at 2 genomic stop codons) — MDGDFIIGGSFPLHAFVDTIYNNYMSMPESVKCKRSIHTRGLHFSRAMVFAIEEINNSTELLPGIRLGYQIYDSCASVPVAVHVAFQFLNSFDPVLYTDNNCSQSGMVVAVVGDSDSTTSISISRLISSFNIPQVSHFATCACLSDKQQYPNFFRTIPSDQFQAEALAKLIKHFGWTWIGAVRSDSDYGNNGMASFLEAAQREGICVEYSVSFLWTHPQSRIQRVADVIRRSKAVVVVAFVSFGNMKILLEELSREPFPPRQWIGSEAWLTNTELTRFTFCAGAIGFGIPTSVIPGFRDFLLNLSFSEVAASPVFTEFWEDAFNCTLNKIPAADKKVCDGTEDIQNLQSQYTDTSELRITNMVYKAVYAIAHAIHNAVCKGKNATATCVKLMNIEPRQVLTQLKKVKFSQNGYDVSFNANGDPVAVYELVNWQKSESGITKIVTVGLYDASLPVGQEFRINRNITWMEHSTKXXVPVSVCSDSCPPGTRKVLQKGKPTCCYDCILCPEGEISNTTDSADCLPCYKEFWPNAKRDTCIPKPVEFLSFQDSLGIILATVSAVGACLAIITAAIFFCHRTTPIVRANNSELSFLLLISLTLCFLCSLTFIGAPSEWSCMLRHTSFGITFVLCISCVLGKTIVVLMAFKATLPGSNVMKWFGPPQQRMTVMCFTFIQVLICTIWLVLSPPFPMKNLTTYKEKIILECALGSAFGFWAVLGYIGLLASFCFVLAVLARKLPDNFNEAKLITFSMLIFCAVWITFIPAYVSSPGKFTVVVEIFAILASSFGLMMCIFAPKCFIILFKPENNTKKYLMNKNQS, encoded by the exons ATGGATGGAGATTTTATCATCGGGGGATCTTTCCCGCTTCATGCCTTCGTGGACACAATTTACAATAACTACATGAGCATGCCTGAGTCTGTGAAATGCAAAAGGAG cattcacaCCCGTGGGCTGCACTTCTCACGTGCAATGGTCTTTGCCATAGAAGAGATCAACAacagcacagagctgctgccaggAATCAGGCTTGGGTATCAGATTTATGACTCATGTGCATCAGTGCCTGTGGCAGTGCATGTggcatttcagtttttgaataGCTTTGACCCTGTGTTGTACACTGATAACAATTGCTCTCAATCTGGTATGGTGGTAGCTGTTGTTGGTGACTCTGACTCTACGACATCCATCAGCATCTCACGGCTTATCAGTTCCTTTAACATTCCTCAA GTGAGCCACTTTGCCACATGTGCATGTTTGTCTGACAAACAGCAGTACCCCAATTTTTTCAGAACAATCCCCAGTGACCAGTTCCAAGCTGAAGCACTAGCCAAGCTGATAAAACACTTTGGCTGGACTTGGATAGGTGCTGTCCGGTCAGATTCAGATTATGGAAATAATGGCATGGCATCTTTTCTagaagcagcacagagagaggggATCTGTGTGGAATACTCTGTGTCTTTCTTATGGACCCACCCACAGAGCAGGATTCAGAGAGTAGCAGATGTTATCCGCAG GTCTaaagctgtggttgttgtggcatttgtatCTTTTGGAAACATGAAGATTCTGTTGGAGGAGCTTTCACGTGAGCCTTTCCCACCTCGCCAGTGGATAGGCAGTGAGGCATGGCTAACCAACACAGAATTAACAAGGTTCACTTTCTGTGCTGGGGCCATTGGATTTGGGATTCCAACGTCTGTAATCCCGGGTTTCAGAGACTTCCTGCtgaatctctctttctctgaagTTGCTGCTTCCCCAGTGTTTACAGAGTTCTGGGAGGACGCATTCAACTGTACACTGAACAAAA ttcCTGCTGCAGACAAGAAGGTGTGTGATGGAACTGAAGACATACAGAATCTCCAAAGCCAGTACACTGACACATCTGAGCTCAGAATTACTAATATGGTGTACAAGGCTGTGTATGCAATAGCACACGCCATCCATAATGCAGTGTGTAAAGGGAAAAATGCCACAGCTACATGTGTCAAACTAATGAACATAGAACCCAGACAG GTTTTAACTCAGTTAAAGAAAGTAAAATTTTCCCAGAATGGTTATGATGTGTCATTTAATGCTAATGGGGATCCTGTGGCTGTTTATGAGCTGGTTAATTGGCAAAAAAGTGAAAGTGGCATCACTAAAATAGTAACTGTTGGGCTTTATGATGCATCACTGCCAGTGGGCCAGGAGTTCAGAATTAATAGAAACATAACCTGGATGGAGCATAGCACAAAGTAATGA GTGCCAGTGTCAGTGTGCAGTGACAGCTGTCCTCCAGGAACTCGTAAAGTGCTACAGAAAGGAAAACCCACCTGCTGCTATGACTGTATACTGTGTCCTGAGGGAGAGATAAGTAATACTacag atTCTGCTGATTGTTTACCATGCTACAAGGAATTTTGGCCTAATGCAAAGAGAGACACTTGCATTCCTAAGCCTGtagaatttctttcttttcaagaCAGCCTAGGAATCATCCTGGCTACAGTCTCAGCTGTTGGTGCTTGTCTGGCCATTATCACTGCAGctatatttttttgtcacaggACAACTCCAATTGTCAGAGCCAACAACTCTGAGCTGAGCTTCCTGCTGCTCATCTCTCTGACTCTGTGTTTCTTATGTTCATTAACTTTCATTGGAGCACCATCTGAGTGGTCCTGCATGCTGCGTCACACTTCATTTGGTATCACCTTTGTTCTCTGTATTTCCTGTGTGCTTGGGAAAACTATAGTGGTTTTAATGGCTTTTAAAGCTACACTTCCAGGTAGTAATGTGATGAAATGGTTTGGTCCTCCACAGCAGAGAATGACTGTCATGTGTTTCACATTTATTCAAGTTTTAATATGTACGATTTGGCTGGTACTTAGCCCTCCCTTTCCTATGAAAAATCTAACCACATACAAGGAGAAAATCATACTGGAATGTGCTTTGGGTTCAGCTTTTGGCTTCTGGGCTGTGCTTGGGTATATAGGCTTACTGGCTTCATTTTGCTTTGTCTTAGCTGTCTTAGCACGTAAATTACCTGATAATTTTAACGAAGCCAAACTCATCACTTTCAGTATGCTGATATTCTGCGCAGTGTGGATCACCTTTATCCCAGCATATGTCAGCTCTCCTGGGAAATTCACTGTGGTTGTGGAGATATTTGCCATTCTGGCTTCCAGCTTTGGACTAATGATGTGTATATTTGCTCCAAAATGTTTTATCATATTATTTAAGCCGGAGAACAACACCAAGaaatatttaatgaacaaaaatcAATCATAG
- the LOC115790417 gene encoding extracellular calcium-sensing receptor-like encodes MQGDECYPAVYISQMKPQYQPKPLSSPSLLLVWLVGRELGLRDGLLCVQMLTCSHWGRLSNQDVFQDGDVIIGGLFSLHYQPPATEHDFTQLPNYKPCTGLEYFELQYIYAMVFALEEINHNAMLLPGVKLGYRIFDSCGHPPWALQSALSLVGGDDTKCNFTNTPISAGNIEEITDRRGGQTVPVIIGGASSISQIVSRMLKPLSISYLATCPCLSDRLEYANFFRTIPSDIYQARTVAQLAIRFNWTWVGAVVANNNYGHTAIKVFQEEIQGAGVCLAFVETLQRENIISDARRAALTIQASTARVILIFTWYTDVRELFLQLGKLNVTDRQFLASEAWSTSGDLLQNPVTSKVAKGVLGVAIRSSTIPGFESYLRSLHPIYRPDDEFLRKFWEAEFGCTPGVMSVQRASLSHCNGTESLKKVQNVFTDTSQLRLTYNVYLAVYAAAHALHSLLCPIKDSPSENNSFTCSSPKHIKPSELLQHLEKVNFTTPQGEMFYFQGADIPAKYDLVNWQSTADGTLKLVLIGHVDGFALHLNESAIQWITGSNQVPISVCGELCPPGTRKAIRKGEPLCCFDWSSIRLVLSVPARSFWDQLCAFCFLSQS; translated from the exons ATGCAGGGAGATGAGTGCTACCCTGCAGTTTACATTTCACAGATGAAGCCTCAGTACCAGCCCAAGCCCCT GTCTTCCCCATCTCTGCTACTCGTGTGGCTTGTGGGAAGAGAACTGGGACTCCGGGATGGACTCCTCTGTGTTCAGATGTTGACATGTTCTCATTGGGGTAGACTGAGTAATCAGGATGTATTCCAAGATGGAGATGTAATCATCGGTggtctgttttctcttcattatcAACCTCCAGCTACAGAACATGATTTCACTCAGCTGCCAAACTACAAGCCATGCACTGG TCTAGAATATTTTGAACTGCAGTACATATATGCTATGGTGTTTGCACTGGAGGAAATCAATCATAATGCAATGCTGCTACCAGGAGTAAAGCTGGGCTATCGTATTTTTGACAGCTGTGGGCACCCACCATGGGCTCTCCAGTCAGCACTGTCACTAGTTGGTGGAGACGACACCAAGTGCAATTTTACAAACACTCCCATCTCTGCTGGGAACATAGAGGAAATCACTGACAGAAGGG GTGGTCAAACTGTCCCTGTGATTATTGGTGGTGCTTCATCCATAAGCCAGATAGTCTCCAGAATGCTGAAGCCACTCTCT atCAGCTATCTAGCCACCTGTCCTTGTCTGAGTGACAGGCTCGAGTATGCAAATTTCTTCAGAACCATCCCCAGTGATATTTACCAAGCACGTACTGTTGCTCAGCTTGCTATACGCTTCAACTGGACTTGGGTTGGGGCAGTTGTAGCAAACAATAATTATGGCCACACTGCAATAAAG GTATTTCAGGAGGAGATTCAGGGAGCAGGGGTGTGCCTGGCATTTGTAGAGACTCTCCAAAGGGAAAATATTATTAGTGATGCCAGACGAGCAGCCCTCACAATACAAGCCTCAACTGCAAGGGTGATTTTGATATTCACCTGGTATACAGATGTGAGGGAACTGTTCCTGCAACTTGGCAAACTGAAT GTGACTGATAGACAGTTTCTAGCCAGTGAGGCTTGGAGCACCAGTGGCGATCTGCTCCAAAATCCAGTAACAAGCAAAGTGGCAAAAGGTGTTCTTGGTGTTGCAATCAGAAGTTCAACTATACCTGGATTTGAAAGCTACCTCAGAAGTTTACACCCAATTTATCGTCCAGATGATGAGTTCTTAAGAAAATTCTGGGAAGCAGAGTTTGGATGTA CTCCTGGTGTTATGTCTGTTCAGAGAGCTTCACTATCACACTGCAATGGGACAGAATCTCTGAAAAAAGTGCAGAATGTCTTTACTGACACCTCCCAGCTAAGGTTGACATACAACGTCTACCTTGCTGTTTATGCTGCAGCCCATGCCCTTCACAGCCTTCTCTGCCCCATTAAAGACAGCCCTTCTGAAAACAACAGCTTCACCTGCTCCTCTCCAAAACACATCAAGCCCAGTGAG CTTTTGCAGCACTTGGAAAAAGTGAACTTCACCACACCACAAGGGGAAATGTTTTACTTCCAAGGAGCTGATATTCCAGCAAAGTATGATCTTGTTAACTGGCAGAGCACAGCTGATGGGACACTAAAACTTGTTTTGATCGGTCATGTGGATGGGTTTGCTCTCCACCTTAATGAATCAGCTATTCAGTGGATCACGGGATCcaatcag GTGCCCATTTCAGTGTGCGGTGAGCTCTGCCCCCCAGGCACTAGAAAGGCCATCAGGAAAGGAGAACCTCTCTGCTGTTTTGATTGGTCGTCCATCAGACTGGTCTTGTCGGTTCCAGCACGCAGCTTTTGGGATCAGCTTTGTgctttctgtttcctgtctcaAAGTTAA
- the LOC115790418 gene encoding LOW QUALITY PROTEIN: extracellular calcium-sensing receptor-like (The sequence of the model RefSeq protein was modified relative to this genomic sequence to represent the inferred CDS: inserted 4 bases in 4 codons; deleted 4 bases in 4 codons) has product MPESVKCKGSIDTRGLHFSRAMVFAIEEINNSTELLPGIRLGYQIYDSCALVPVAVHVAFQFLNSFDPVLYTDNNCSQAGMVVAVVGDSDSTTSISISRLISSFNIPQVSHFATCACLSDKQQYPNFFRTIPSDQFQAEALAKLIKHFGWTWIGAVRADSDYGNNGMASFLEAAQREGICVEYSVSFLWTHPQSRIQRVADVIRRSKAVVIVAFASFGNMKILLEELSREPSPPRQWIGSEAWLTNTELTRFTFCAGAIGFGIPKSVIPGFQDFLRNLSFSEVAASPVFTEFWEGAFNCTLNKIPAADKKVCDGTEDIQNLQSQYTDTSELRITNMVYKAVYAIAHAIHNAVCKGKNATATYDNXMKIEPRQVLTQLKKVNFSQNGYDVSFNANGDPVAVYELVNWQKSESGITKIVTVGLYDASLPVGQEFRINRNITWMEHSTKVPVSVCSDSCPPGTRKVLQKGKPTCCYDCILCPEGEISNTTDSADCLPCYKEFWPNAKRDTCNPKPVEFLSFQDILGIILATVSAVGACLAIITAAIFFLHRTTPIVRANNSELSFLLLISLTLCFLCSLTFIGAPSDWSCMLRHTSFGITFVLCISCVLGKTIVVLMAFKATLPGSNVMKWFGPPPQRMTVMCFTFIQXLICTIWXVLSPPFPMKNLTTYKEKIILECALGSAFGFWAVLGYIGLLASFCFVLAVLARKLPDNFNEAKLITFSMLIFCAVWITFIPAYVSSPGKFTVVVEIFAILASSFGLMMCIFAPXCFIILFKPENNTKKYLMNKNQS; this is encoded by the exons ATGCCTGAGTCTGTGAAATGCAAAGGGAG CATTGACACCCGTGGGCTGCACTTCTCACGTGCAATGGTCTTTGCCATAGAAGAGATCAACAacagcacagagctgctgccaggAATCAGGCTTGGGTATCAGATTTATGACTCATGTGCATTAGTGCCTGTGGCAGTGCATGTggcatttcagtttttgaataGCTTTGACCCTGTGTTGTACACTGATAACAATTGCTCTCAAGCTGGTATGGTGGTAGCTGTTGTTGGTGACTCTGACTCTACGACATCCATCAGCATCTCACGGCTTATCAGTTCCTTTAACATTCCTCAA GTGAGCCACTTTGCCACATGTGCATGTTTGTCTGACAAACAGCAGTACCCCAATTTTTTCAGAACAATCCCCAGTGACCAGTTCCAAGCTGAAGCACTAGCCAAGCTGATAAAACACTTTGGCTGGACTTGGATAGGTGCTGTCCGGGCAGATTCAGATTATGGAAATAATGGCATGGCATCTTTTCTagaagcagcacagagagaggggATCTGTGTGGAATACTCTGTATCTTTCTTATGGACCCACCCACAGAGCAGGATTCAGAGAGTAGCAGATGTTATCCGCAG GTCTAAAGCTGTGGTTATTGTGGCATTTGCATCTTTTGGAAACATGAAGATCCTGTTGGAGGAGCTTTCACGTGAGCCGTCCCCACCTCGCCAGTGGATAGGCAGTGAGGCATGGCTAACCAACACAGAATTAACAAGGTTCACTTTCTGTGCTGGGGCCATTGGATTTGGGATTCCAAAGTCTGTAATCCCAGGGTTTCAG GACTTCCTGCggaatctctctttctctgaagTTGCTGCTTCCCCAGTGTTTACAGAGTTCTGGGAGGGA GCATTCAACTGTACACTGAACAAAA ttcCTGCTGCAGACAAGAAGGTGTGTGATGGAACTGAAGACATACAGAATCTCCAAAGCCAGTACACTGACACATCTGAGCTCAGAATTACTAACATGGTGTACAAGGCTGTGTATGCAATAGCACACGCCATCCATAATGCAGTGTGTAAAGGGAAAAATGCCACAGCTACATATGACA TAATGAAGATAGAGCCCAGACAG GTTTTAACTCAGTTAAAGAAAGTAAATTTTTCC CAGAATGGTTATGATGTGTCATTTAATGCTAATGGGGATCCTGTGGCTGTTTATGAGCTGGTTAATTGGCAAAAAAGTGAAAGTGGCATCACTAAAATAGTAACTGTTGGGCTTTATGATGCATCACTGCCAGTGGGCCAGGAGTTCAGAATTAATAGAAACATAACCTGGATGGAGCATAGCACAAAG GTGCCAGTGTCAGTGTGCAGTGACAGCTGTCCTCCAGGAACTCGCAAAGTGCTACAGAAAGGAAAACCCACCTGCTGCTATGACTGTATACTGTGTCCTGAGGGAGAGATAAGTAATACTacag atTCTGCTGATTGTTTACCCTGCTACAAGGAATTCTGGCCTAATGCAAAGAGAGACACTTGCAATCCTAAGCCTGtagaatttctttcttttcaagaCATCCTAGGAATCATCCTGGCTACAGTCTCAGCTGTTGGTGCTTGTCTGGCCATTATCACTGCagctatattttttttg cacaggACAACTCCAATTGTCAGAGCCAACAACTCTGAGCTGAGCTTCCTGCTGCTCATCTCTCTGACTCTGTGTTTCTTATGTTCATTAACTTTCATTGGAGCACCATCTGATTGGTCCTGCATGCTGCGTCACACTTCATTTGGTATCACCTTTGTTCTCTGTATTTCCTGTGTGCTTGGGAAAACTATAGTGGTTTTAATGGCTTTTAAAGCTACACTTCCAGGTAGTAATGTGATGAAATGGTTTGGTCCTCCACCGCAGAGAATGACTGTCATGTGTTTCACATTCATTC GTTTAATATGTACGATTT CTGTACTTAGCCCTCCCTTTCCTATGAAAAATCTAACCACATACAAGGAGAAGATCATACTGGAATGTGCTTTGGGTTCAGCTTTTGGCTTCTGGGCTGTGCTTGGGTATATAGGCTTACTGGCTTCATTTTGCTTTGTCTTAGCTGTCTTAGCACGTAAATTACCTGATAATTTTAACGAAGCCAAACTCATCACTTTCAGTATGCTGATATTCTGCGCAGTGTGGATCACCTTTATCCCAGCATATGTCAGCTCTCCTGGGAAATTCACTGTGGTTGTGGAGATATTTGCCATTCTGGCTTCCAGCTTTGGACTAATGATGTGTATATTTGCTC AATGTTTTATCATATTATTTAAGCCGGAGAACAACACCAAGaaatatttaatgaacaaaaatcAATCATAG